The sequence below is a genomic window from Lolium perenne isolate Kyuss_39 chromosome 4, Kyuss_2.0, whole genome shotgun sequence.
CTCTACTTGATGATCCTCATGCTCAACTTGATGCTCAACCTGATGCTCTACTTGATTCTGTACTTGATGATCCTCATGCTCAACTTGATGCTCAACCTGATGCTCTACTTCATTCTGTACTTGATGATGTCCATGATCAACTTGATGCTCAACCTGATGCTCTACTTGATTCTGTACTTGATAATGTCCATGATCAACTTGATGCTCAACCTGATGCTCTACTTGATTCTCTACTCCATTTTCTTCTTCATCACTATCAAATGCAGCATTGTCTGACATCCTTGCATAGATGTCAACATAGCCATCAGCAACTCTAGTCACATGCCTACCCATTGAGTTCACAGTGGTATTGTCATCTAGACTACACAAGCAATTACAATTGTGCTTCTTATCAATCAGTCTCCAAGATAGCCGCGTCGCATGTAAATCTTTATCTGAAATACTCACATAATCAGACAAGTTCTTTTTCAGTTCTGCCAGTGAGAGCTTGGCAGTTGACACTACTGAGCAGCTACTCCTTCCACCTATGTGTTGCCAATCATTCCCAACATATTCCAACTTCCCGCGATAATGAAATCGAACACATAAACTCTCCATTCTACAAAAAAGAACAGAAAACATGCAAATTTTAGTACGGCCCATATGGCATAATTGAACATTGCTAAATTCAGAGAAAGACATTATCAAAAACTGATTCTAGTTGGTTACAGCAGATACCTTGTGTGAATCTATTTCTATGTTCAACTCTACTTGTTAAATCTTGCAGTtgtttatattttttattttttcacaaTTGATTGGTACTCCTACAAGTAGGAACAGAGAAACAACAAATTCAGTCAACCGTCTGCCTGCTATCAACTTAGTTCAATGCAGTGACACAACGTTTGACAATGAAGTGTTCCAACATTCTGCTATCAAGCTAATCCAGTAAGAAAAAAGAACCATCTTTAGGTAAGGTCCCGTACCAGAATATTGATGATCTTGGCGTTGCCGCTGCTGGCCACCCTCCTCGTCCTTCCCGTTCACTACGCCCAACTGTCAAAAACCAAGGCTTTTTGAAAATCAAAATCCCACAAAATCGGAAGAAAAAACAAACAGTATTGGCACTAAAAACTACCCCAAATCCAATCTCCAGATTTGCATCCTCAAATTGACCCATCCACGAGCCCCTACTCTTCCCGTTCCTCCGTACTTGATTTCCCCTCCACAGAATTAGGGGAAAGGGTTTGCTactttggggaagaaggagcACCAACCTGCACTGATTCGAGGATCGCCCTCGAATCGTCAGCGTCGGCCGCCGATCATCGGAGAGGCAAGCGGCGACGGGAGAGACGAGCGGCGCTGAAGCAGAGAGGAGCAGAGAGGAGCGAAGCGGCGCCGCGCTGGGTTGGACCGGAACAGAACAAAAACGACCAGGTACTTGACCCAAACCCTCCACGTGGACCTCCAAACCAGCCATCAGACTTCAAAACCGCCTGCAGGGGCTAATTAACCGGTATGTAATACCTGGGGGGTTAAGTGTTCCACCTGAAACCTTGGGGGGTTCTCCGTTCCAAAGATGAAACCTGGGGGGCATCTGGACTTCTTTCCATTATCAATGAATGAAGTGAATGGGTTTTTAGGTCCAACGAAGTGCACATAATGAGAAGCATCATCTCTTGTTTGCAATTCTACTTTTCTGCGTGTTGATCGACAACAATCATGAAAATATCACACAGATAATGGTGCTCAATTGTACTCGTATTCTCTGCACGAGAATTATGAAATCCACATATAACTCAGCAAATTCTGGAGTTTTAACTCCACGTTTCCcacaaaacgaaagcacataactTTTAAGCTTGCTCCGACCATTATCTCTTAGCTTATGAATCAACAATTTTGTAGTCTTCACATCATCCATGGTATTCACAATATCTTGAGACTTTAGTTGCGACTTTTTGCATAACACATATGTGATTCCCATAAGTTCTTTCATGACATGTACAATAAATATGAAGTCAAAATACATCATCAACTTAATAATGTCAGACCTTGCTCGTGCTAAAGGTGAAGTACCTGAACCTTTATAAGTAGCAATTGCTTTAAGTACCAAAAATGTAGGTTGTTATACTTTCAAGAGTTTGCAAACAGACGCATAGTGACACAAGGCCGCTTTGAAGTTCCAACTTGATTAGCCCCACTTGAAGTTTCAAGATCACCAAGGTCAATGAGATGCTCCATGTCAGCAACTTGATTAGCATGCAACTCATCATTTCTCTTACTAGAAGACACAACTATAGTGACACCAAGAGCAGAGATGGTCAATAAAGTTGTGAACATCAGACACTCCTTTAGATGCGGCAACGAGAGTAGTTGCAATTCATGAGAAAAATAATAAATATAATAGGCATAAGGACACTTTTCAATTACTTTGGCTCGTAGTCCGTTCCACTCCCCACACATATTACTAGCACCCTCATATCCTTGTCCACGAAGTTTGCTAACATCTAATTGATGATTAACCGAAAGTGCAGATAGTTCATGCTTTAAAGTAGCTGAAGATGTATCCAAAACATGAACAATACCAAGAAAATGCTCTCGAGTGAAACCATTTTTTATCAACAAAATGAATGACAATTGCCATTTTGTCTCTATTTGATTCATCCCATGACTCATCAACAAAGCAAACATAACTTAGCATCACCGATTTATTTACAAATTTCACTTTGCACATTAGAAGCAATGATATGCAGAATCTCAATATGAACGGCATGAGATGTATACTTAGCATTATGTGGAGCATTAAGTGTCCCAATTTCAGCATCCTAAGAAGCTATTAATTTCACCATTTCAAGGAAATTGCCTTGGTTTATTGAGTCGAGACTTTCTTCGTGACCTCATAAGGGGAAAACTTGGAATGCTAAACACCATAATACATCACCCACCCTATTCCTTTTGATGTCCTCCTCGGTTTGATTATTTACTAGTTGTTCCATAGGATATGGCTTATTCTTCAGATCATCATAGCATTTGACTACATAATTATGAGCAGATTTACTGTCCTTTCCCATATGAGTTATGAATGCACAATACTTTCCATTGTTAACTTTCTTCCACTTTATGAGCCCTTCCACCGTAAATTACTAGACCATTTCTTTCCAAATGGCTTCTTGCAAAATAGAAATCATGGAAAACAAATTGACTACATCTTTTGTAGGTAGTTATCTAATAACCAAGGAAAGGTCTTAAGCCAATGGTATTGAAACTTGCATGAATGGTTTGCTGCATCATCAAGAGGCTACCCATCTTTGTGAAATTGTTATGGCCCATGCTTCATATATGCCAAATGAGCTCAAGAATACGACACTTTATTGATCATAACAAATCGTTACATAGAGTCTGCCCGGTACAATCCGGAGCAAAGTTACTAAAAACAGTAGAAATAAAAAGCCCGGCAGAGTCATAGGCGACTCATAGCAGCTAGATATATGACCAAACCTCATAGCAGCTAGATTTGTCAAAAATCATGGCATCCGACTAAACCTCATTTCTAGAATCCTTTCATTTCTCTATTACGGAATCAAATAAAGATTCACGTGTAAATCACATCGACTCGGTGTCCggcatgacattgcaatcctccGCGGGCTTATTTTAGTCACGTACGGAGCTGCTCTTGTGCCTTAATCTCAAGGAAAACGAAATACAACATGATGACGAGGAAATACGCAACGCGTTGCATCATCGTCTTGTACTTATCACTCTGCAGTGTACGTACAAGACAAGTAGGACGACGAATCACCAACCCAAACTGTCGGCACAGCCAGGTAGATCATGCACAGCAAGTCGTAGGGTCTTTGGCTCTTCGATCTCATTCTCTTGTGCTGCCACGATCCTTCCATCCATGTTGGGACAAGCCCGTTCGTCATTTTGCGTTTCGTTTGCTCGAAGCATTATTCGTCGTCGCATAAAAAAGATTCAACCGGCGGAGTATCCGAAAACCAATACGGTAATTCCGCTGGTACAATACGGCGAATGTGGACAAATATTAGGGGAATCTCACCGTATCCAAGGCCAACGAAgcggcgaccggcggcggcggcaggggccAAACTGGAAAGTGCCGACGAATATCCCCTGCGGCCGGGCCCACCCGACAGCGACCCTGCGCCCAATCATCCATCCATCCCGACCCTGACCCTGGCCGCCGGCCCCCTCCATTTCTACTTCCTCCTCCGCCATCCATCCATCGCCGCGACATTCCTTCTCCATCCCCAATCCAATCCAATCCGAAAATTTCCTGGGCATGAAGTTCGGCAAGGATTTCCGGAACCACCTGGAGGGCACGCTGCCGGACTGGAAGGACAAGTACCTCGCATACAAGGCGCTCAAGAAGCTCATCAAGACGCTGCCCCCCGACGCCGACGCCGACCAGCccactcttcctcctcctcccgccgggGATGGGGAcggagccgcggcggcggaggaggggctCGGGTTCGGGGACGTGGCGCTGGGGAACTGGTTCGCCAGGATCCTCGACGTCGAGCTCCAAAAGCTCAACGACTTCTACATCGAGAGGGAGGAGTGGTACGTCATCCGCCTCCAGGTacgcacacccccccccccccccccccccatcctTCTCCTCCCTATCCCCGCCCTCTTCCCGCCGAGATTACGGCTACGATGCACCTGCGCCTAGACCCGTGGGATTTTTTTCGAGAATTTAGACCCGTGGGATTAGTGGGGACCGGGATTTGGATCCTGTTGATTTCGGGCTGGGCAGGGGAATTAATGGCTGAATCGTGGGTGGGCAATTGGGTTGTAGTACCACGCGATCTCTCCAGTTTTAGGATTCCTAGGAATTTCCCAGACAGTGGTGTACCAGTTGTGGCATTAATCCGTGATTTGGTTTCATGAGGAGTAACTGGCCACTTGATACAAACTGTAACTGCAAAACGGCCTTATCTGGTCATCATAGAAACATAGTAGTAGTAGGTAATAAGGTGGACATGTTTCTGTTGTTCATTACAGTACAATGGCATGTGACCTTTCTGTATGACAGAGCAGTCGCTCTACAATTCAtatccatcagacatgcttctgtTTTTCAATAGAGTATATGAGCGAATTAGATGGCATGTGGCCTTTCTGTAATTAGGTGGATATGTTTCTGATGTTCATTAGAGCATCCATTAGAAAAGGCAGCCAAATCTGGTACTCTGAATTTAACTGCCACAAGTGATACTTTCAATACTCCTTTAAGTGATGGCCTGAAAATTTCGGTCAACTAGACTAGGGATATTAAGGCTCCAGTCAAGCAGATATCATTTGTCATGTTTAACAATAAAAATAAACGCAAATCCATTAGCACGGAAACAGAGTTTAAATCCTGCAAGTTGGTTTGTTCCATGTTCATTACGAGGCTGAGTGTGAAATATCGGTCACGGAGGACTAGGTGAGTAGCAATGGCAGCTCCAGTTATTCCACTAAACCAAGACCCAGAACCAATAGAAACAACAGCACTTGGCCTTTGCCCGAAGAACTAAGTGTACCATTTCTTTGCTGTATGGATCATACAGACACAGCTGATTGAGCAGTTTAGATCGTGTAATGTTTGAGGATGTTGTTCCATACTTCTCAACTTATCTGGTGAAATGCCTAAACAGTCTCTTTATCGTGTAGTTCTTGACTTCATAGTAGTTCTGATCTTTTGACTGAACCTCATGTAGTGAGAAGTAGCCGGTTACTTCTCATCAAGCCATCTTATCTATCTTCTTGTAAATCTGTCTGGTGTTGAGCCCATTGAGCATATTTTCATAGATGTGGATATGATGGAGCTATAGAATCTAATAAACATGTGAGGTATTGAGAGGAAGTTGTGCTAACAACATGAAACACCATTCTTGATATGTTCTCCAGTCAGCCCTTCGGACCGATTCCCTTTCTATTTTGAAATCTACAGTTTCTGAATGTTACTGTCCATTCTTGGCATTTCTTATTTATATTTTATCTGGATTATTTTGCACTCTAGGTAGTACCGTACTAGATAATTGTGGTGtactattttcttttattttcactCGCAGTTTGCTTGTCTCTAGGTGCTCAAGGAGAGGATTGAGCGAGTCAAAGCCAAGAAGAATAATGCTTTTGCTTCCAGGGCTGAGTTCACTGAAGAGATGCTAGAGATACGTAGAGATTTCGTGCTCATACACGGCGAAATGATACTTTTGCAGACCTACAGTTCCCTAAATTTTGCTGGTGAGCACACGGAACCAAATTAGCCAAGCTTTAGTGTTCTACCGTCATAACTAGTATCCTGACACTTTGTGTATGCAGGGCTAGTGAAGATACTGAAGAAGTATGACAAAAGAACAGGCGGCGTGCTCAGCCTACCTTTCACTCAACGCGCTCGTCACGAGCCATTCTTCACCACTGAACCCTTAAGAAGGCTTGTTAGAGAATGTGAGGTTAACCTTGAACTCCTTTTCCCGGTCGAAGAAGAAGTACTCGAGGCTGGTTCCTCTTCAAAGCTGCAGTCTCACAATACTGTGGGTAGTCATGACCCAGCGTCATCTTATGACACAGAAACCTCGAAGGTGTACCAAAGCACACTCGCAGCAATGAAAGCGATAGAGGGCCTTAAGAAGGCCAGCTCTACTTATAATGCCCTCTCTCTTTCTAGATTCTTCAATGGAGAGGACGGTGAAGCTTGTTCTGGCGCTATCACTTCTGAGAGCTCGCTGTTAGATTCCTTGACAGATTCCCAGGTTGAAGATGCCGATAAGGATGGTAAAGAGGTGCAATCAAAGGACCAGAGCGCTGCTCAAACAGGCCATAACACTGAAACGGATCGACGCGGTGGATAATCAGTCTTTACGTGCTATGTTTCTAGTTGCCCCTGATTAGTGTAAATGATAGCACCGTTGTACCACCAATAAGTTGGATGTTCAGGCAATCTTTGAAGTGTCTAACCATAAGCCATATTTTAATTTGCATTTTGGAGTGTTGGAGCTTAGGCAGAGAGTGAGTCATTTAGCTGATTTGGAAGGAACTGTATACAGTTACAATCTCTCTGTTTGGCAGAGTTTTCTTGTATAGCAAAGTAAAGTGTTCCCAGTTCATTTCTGGTACAGCTACTGATTTGTTGCCTTCAGTATACCACTCATACAACGACTCCTTCATTATCTATAAACCAATATATGACATGAGCCTATACAACTGAAGATAGAAACAATCAATTGACAGCATGACAAACCAGCATAAACACATATTCGTCTACTAGACAGTACTCCCTCCATTATAAATAAATGTCTTGGTTTTGCTTAGATGCAAATACATCTAGATCCATTTTAtctgtagatacatccgtatttGGAAAAAAGTTAGACACTTATTTCAGAACGGAGGAAGTAGGTCCCAACACACAAACAGAcgcatgcgctcatgcacacacGAATTTTAACTTCTCCTGGCAAACAATCATTGGACATCATAGCAGTTTGCATATATTAGGTATAAAATGCTTCAATCATAACAAGTTCATACACCTGATTAAGCGTTCAACACTTGACAAAGATAAAAGGATTCACATGGAGACAAGGCAGAATGGTGTCCGAAGATTCAGAAAACACTACATGGTTGTTCAGACCAAACCTTCAGAACACAAAGCCATACTTTTTTCCGGCTATTGGACTAAGTTATTAATTGAGGAATACCAGCAGAATTTATGTGTTTCAGCAGGAGGAAACCACCACGGATAGTACTTCACAAATAGCATTATTAATGCCGGATTTATGCCAAGCACGAAGCCATCTCCTCGGAAAGGAAGGCACAATTTAAGTGAAGCATGTTGCGCTAGCACTATCTGGCTGGTGCCGATCAGGCGGCGTCGTCAATGTTGCTTCCGGCGACGTCGACGACGAAGCGGTACCTGACATCGTTGCGCTCGAGCCTCTCGAGCGCCTGATTAACGTAGTCCATCTTGACGACCTCGATCTGCGAGGTGAGCCCCTTGTCGGCGAAGAACTGGAGCACCTCCTCCATCTCCTGCATGCTCCCGATGAAGCTGCCGGTGATGGTCTTCCTCCCCATCATCACCAGGTGGGACAGGAAGCTGAGCGGCGCCGGGGTGACGCCCATCAGGACCAGCTTCCCGTTCAGCTGGAGCAGCGCCAGGTAGGGCTCCAGCGGGTGGTCCACGGGCACGGTGTCGATGATGTAGTCCAGcgagtcggcggcggcggccatctGGTCCCCGTCGGAGCTGACGATGTATGCGTCCGCGCCCAGCTCGTCCATGGCCTCGGCGCGCTTCTTGTCCGACGAGCTGATCACCGTCACGTGGTGGCCCATGGCCTTTGCCAGCTTCACGCCCAGGTGGCCGATGCCGCCCAGCCCTAGGATGCCGCCGCGGAGGCCTGGGGTCGTCAGACCGAAGTGCTTCAGCGGGCTGTACGCCGTCACGCCGGCGCACAGCAGCGGCGCCGCCTGCTCCGGCGCCAGCCCGGCTGGGATCTTCACCACAAATCTGCGTGGAAATGCAACAGTCTAAACTTAAATTACGGTCTATATGAATGTCTGGTCAGACAATAGTGAGTGCAACGATTTTGTTATCAGGATTATGTAGCGGGGTAACTCACTTCTGGTCGACGACCATGGCGGAGGAGAAGCCGCCCTGCGTCGGCCTACCGTCGGTGTAGACGTCGTTGTACGTCCAGATCTTCTTGCTGCAGTACTGCTCGTCGTTGGCATTGCAAGGCCGGCAACTGCGGCAGCACCCGACGATCCCGCCCACGCCGACCATGTCACCAATGGTGTACTTGCTCACCTCCGGCCCGACCTCCTCCACCACGCCTACCATCTCATGCCTACATTTTATTTCTCAGTCACCAACAATCTATTATGTACATTCAAAGTACGTGACTgacaaacagaaaaaagaaaaatggACCAGCAAATCCCACAAAAATAGAAACATCCAAACCTATGTGTTTATATCTAGACAAACTATGAGCATCCGATATTCCTATTTTGATTGCCCGTTACGGCCGATAGAGTGGAGACTAGTCAACTTTTTTTTTTATGTATGGCCCACAAACTAGAGTTTATCGGGTCTCCATTAAGTCCTTAGAGGGGGATCCGTTGCCTACTATTCCCGCCTAGGGGGACTTCTTTTCGCCTTCTACGTATGATGGCTTCTCCCAGAAGCTACCCTCGCTCAGCTTCTCTGAGAAGCATGTCTCCAAAATTTGTTTAAACTTCTAAATTAGTCTTCCCAATACTAGTAAATTTAGTAGATGAACTTTTCGGAGAAACTGAGGGAGGGTAGCTTCTAGGAGAGAAAttttgtcaaaaaggaccacctgcctGTGAACGGAAATGCCAAAACTGCCGTGGCGGCAGCACGGCCAGGCGACGCGTGGCACCTGCCTGCCGCCGGCGGCAGGGCCTGCCGCCGTCAGTCCTGGCGGCACGTCCGCCTCCGTGAGCCGACTGTCGACGCAGCGACGCCGACGTCGCCCTGCCGCCCGTGCCGGTGGCGGCACGCTGAGCTGGCAGGCTTGCCGCCACCACCGGTGGTGGCATGTCCTGCTGCCCCCGACAGCCCTCCACAGCGCGCTGACGGCGCTGATTCCCACGTACTTTTTCGAATTATTGTACTGCTTGGCTGATTGCACTGATTGAGGCATGTTCTGCTAAATTTTCCCGCCTAATTCTCTCGCTCAGTTCGCTATAAAAGCCAGCGTCGAGTGTGCCTAATTCTCTCGCTCAGTTCGCTGATATTATTTGGTACACAAGTGCTCATACCTTAGCCAgcatgagtgtgccttgctcaGACCAGGATTTTAGACCGATGAAGGGAAAGAATGCAACTTTGCCGCCGGGGGTTAGAGCAGAGAGGTGTTGGTGCGGCCGCCT
It includes:
- the LOC127292018 gene encoding SPX domain-containing protein 4, whose protein sequence is MKFGKDFRNHLEGTLPDWKDKYLAYKALKKLIKTLPPDADADQPTLPPPPAGDGDGAAAAEEGLGFGDVALGNWFARILDVELQKLNDFYIEREEWYVIRLQVLKERIERVKAKKNNAFASRAEFTEEMLEIRRDFVLIHGEMILLQTYSSLNFAGLVKILKKYDKRTGGVLSLPFTQRARHEPFFTTEPLRRLVRECEVNLELLFPVEEEVLEAGSSSKLQSHNTVGSHDPASSYDTETSKVYQSTLAAMKAIEGLKKASSTYNALSLSRFFNGEDGEACSGAITSESSLLDSLTDSQVEDADKDGKEVQSKDQSAAQTGHNTETDRRGG
- the LOC127292019 gene encoding probable cinnamyl alcohol dehydrogenase; this encodes MGSVDASERTATGWAARDADGHLSPYTYPLRKTGPEDVLVKVKYCGICHTDIHQAKNHFGISKYPMVPGHEMVGVVEEVGPEVSKYTIGDMVGVGGIVGCCRSCRPCNANDEQYCSKKIWTYNDVYTDGRPTQGGFSSAMVVDQKFVVKIPAGLAPEQAAPLLCAGVTAYSPLKHFGLTTPGLRGGILGLGGIGHLGVKLAKAMGHHVTVISSSDKKRAEAMDELGADAYIVSSDGDQMAAAADSLDYIIDTVPVDHPLEPYLALLQLNGKLVLMGVTPAPLSFLSHLVMMGRKTITGSFIGSMQEMEEVLQFFADKGLTSQIEVVKMDYVNQALERLERNDVRYRFVVDVAGSNIDDAA